One Mytilus trossulus isolate FHL-02 chromosome 5, PNRI_Mtr1.1.1.hap1, whole genome shotgun sequence DNA segment encodes these proteins:
- the LOC134719600 gene encoding uncharacterized protein LOC134719600 codes for MEFLKVVSFVICVVYALIGTVVCFHCDENAVHCFTSLVIQSAFTMIGEKEIRQVYVKDRELYSTNPAINGPVPIDDIITADGWNHTRHLITANGSMPGPSIFIYQNQKITILVTNQMINEAVTIHWHGIDQLGWPAMDGVAFVSQCPILPGQTFNYTFQPTFGGSYWYHSHVGNQRDMGMYGAFIVLRKRDPVPFEFQHIVQIQEWNHLYNAMDLLYANVKNEVKSPNSILINGRGELKNNLAPLEIFHVTKGNRCLLRLIGVGSMHVLLFSIPGLKLNVTETDGFEVVPTVVDKIIIYPAERYDFELDLDYAKEGIYNITASILSSPNLTIESPIGLGFLSVSNNINPHSKVYEQNIKIRVLNCPFKTFPFEENIICVPVNDLKDRRNVDNGKFVLQNIPKSSENALHFLNFGFPKDRSSINGRIFRWPTVSALTQPSEVDTNCNGCTDEEICHCSHALNLKSGTTIIMVLLNLGTGAAISHPIHMHGHTYEVLKMEFPEVNIDGHFTFTEDIKCSNTLPNMNSSCNNARWRNSSWNDYNKIPGINTVDPLRKDTIVVPYGGYVIIRIEARNPGVWFMHCHIDKHMVEGMALMLNESFEHIQIPNGLPTCHSYLTKMSGELSATSFPQASSTGSTSILIGFVVFFAALVLLLFGYIIWKKRTAMTTHKQSSTNEEYTARYKNTGSED; via the exons GTGGTTAGTTTTGTTATCTGTGTTGTTTATGCATTGATTGGTACCGTTGTTTGCTTTCATTGCGATGAGAATGCAGTCCACTGTTTCACATCACTTGTTATACAATCTGCCTTTACTATGATTGGTGAAAAAGAAATCCGTCAAGTTTACGTAAAGGATCGGGAACTGTATTCCACTAATCCAGCAATAAATGGCCCAGTCCCTATAGACGATATAATAACTGCTGACGGTTGGAATCATACAAGACATTTGATTACTGCAAATGGATCCATGCCAGGACCgtctattttcatttatcagaACCAGAAAATAACGATTCTCGTCACAAACCAGATGATTAATGAAGCTGTGACTATTCACTGGCACGGTATTGACCAACTCGGATGGCCAGCAATGGATGGCGTGGCATTTGTTTCTCAATGTCCAATACTTCCAGGACAGACTTTTAATTACACTTTCCAACCGACATTTGGGGGTTCCTACTGGTATCACTCACATGTAGGTAATCAACGAGATATGGGCATGTACGGTGCATTTATCGTTCTTAGAAAAAGGGACCCAGTACCATTCGAATTCCAACATATTGTACAGATACAAGAATGGAATCATCTATATAACGCAATGGACCTATTGTATGCAAATGTGAAAAATGAGGTAAAATCCCCAAATTCTATTTTGATCAATGGAAGAGGAGAGCTTAAAAATAACCTTGCACCTttagaaatatttcatgttaCAAAAGGCAATCGATGTTTGCTTAGACTTATAGGGGTAGGTTCAATGCACGTACTCTTGTTTTCTATACCTGGTTTAAAGTTAAATGTAACAGAAACTGATGGTTTTGAGGTTGTTCCTACTGTCGTTGATAAAATCATCATATATCCCGCTGAACGTTATGATTTTGAACTCGATCTTGATTATGCAAAGGAAGGGATATATAACATTACTGCCAGCATCCTTTCATCACCTAATCTAACAATTGAATCGCCTATTGGACTTGGGTTTCTTAGTGTTTCCAACAATATTAATCCACACTCAAAGGTTTacgaacaaaatattaaaattcgaGTCCTGAATTGTCCGTTTAAAACGTTTCCTTTCGAGGAAAACATAATTTGCGTTCCTGTTAATGACTTGAAAGATAGGCGAAACGTAGATAAtggaaaatttgttttacagaatATACCAAAATCAAGCGAAAATGCATTACATTTTTTGAACTTCGGTTTCCCAAAAGATCGTTCATCAATAAATGGCCGAATTTTTCGATGGCCAACTGTATCTGCTCTTACACAACCGTCTGAGGTAGATACCAACTGTAATGGATGCACCGACGAAGAAATTTGTCACTGTAGCCATGCACTCAATTTGAAATCCGGAACTACAATTATTATGGTTTTACTAAATCTCGGCACGGGAGCTGCAATTTCGCACCCTATTCACATGCATGGCCATACCTACGAAGTTCTAAAAATGGAATTTCCTGAGGTAAACATTGATGGACACTTTACTTTTACAGAAGATATTAAATGCAGCAATACACTTCCAAATATGAATAGCAGTTGTAATAATGCACGATGGCGAAACTCGTCGTGGAATGATTACAATAAAATTCCTGGAATTAATACAGTTGACCCTTTGCGCAAAGATACGATAGTGGTACCATACGGGGGATATGTGATAATAAGAATAGAAGCAAGAAACCCAGGCGTGTGGTTCATGCACTGTCACATTGATAAACATATGGTAGAAGGTATGGCGTTAATGCTAAATGAATCGTTTGAGCATATACAAATACCAAATGGATTACCAACATGTCACAGCTATCTGACGAAAATGTCAGGTGAACTCAGCGCAACTTCGTTTCCTCAAGCAAGTTCTACAG gtTCCACGTCTATTCTAATTGGTTTTGTGGTGTTTTTTGCCGCTTTAGTGCTGCTACTATTTGGTTATATAATTTGGAAAAAGAGGACAGCAATGACCACCCACAAGCAGTCATCGACTAATGAGGAGTACACTGCAAGATATAAAAATACTGGTTCAGAAGATTAA